The nucleotide window ACAGGTATATGTGCTCCTGACTTGCAATTTAGAGATCTAAATCAGAATTTTTAGAAGGAGACTGTTGAAATTACTACTAAAACTAtgtcatattttcaaatatttataacaGGCTGAAAATATCCAAAGTGGTTGTGGTAGGAGACCTGTATGTTGGGAAAACCAGTCTTATCAACAGGTACAGTATAGCTCAGGTGATGGCTTGATTCTCCTCTTTCTCAAGTAAATGTTataacatttccatttttggCTTTAGAGCAGTGCTTCATGGTTCTGGTTTTAACCTGAACCAGTACTTTGTGGTTTTGTTATTAAATGAAGacaaaatgaaatcaagagTATGAGACAATCTTGATACATCAACACAGAAAGTTGTGCTCTAGCACTTCAATCAGTATATGTTACATTCTGAGGTATTTTTATCCAGTCAAATATGACACAGTGTTTTCTTAAGGAATCCAGTCTAAAGGCTAaacaattggaaaaaaaattccagtgtcTGAGTCTTGATTTCCTTTGGGTCATTATTTATGACCCAAAAGATATTCCCTTGTAACTAAAACTAGAAGATACTGTACCTCCCTTAAGAACCCAAAGATGTTTTATTCTGAGTCTCATTCTATCCTGAGAGCTAGTTTGTTAAACAGTATCTCTTTTAAATTAGTGTCTTGATGTTTTTATGTCTGCTTCTACATTATATAGCAAATCCACAGttagttttcccttttcttcctaaTTTACCCAAAACAGTGTTAGTTTTGCAGTTATTTGTAATTGTCTACTAGTATTtcatcccctttttttttttattgcagatttTGTAAAGATAAATTTGACCGAGACTACAAGGCAACCATTGGAGTAGATTTTGAGACTGAACGTTTTGAGATAATTGGAATGCCATATAACCTCCAGATGTGAGTTGAAAGAGCATGGTTAAGCATTGCACAGAGTACAGTCTCAGCAGAGCTTGAATTGCTGCAGGCTGTAGTggaataaagattttaaatatataatacaatTGCACAAAGAATAATGTGATCTGAAGAAAAGATTCTGTCTCTGGACTTGCTGTTTTAGTAGAAATTTTACTCTTGGATTTCTCATCGCTAAAACATATTACAAACTTGTCAGTGAAAATTCATCCTGGATGTCTTGCATTATTTCAGTGGagtcttttatttctgtctttttttactCAACATTCATGAAAGAGACATGGAAGCTTTTGCCACAGCTTTGTCCAGTGCTAGTGTAACCCCAGTCTGTGATTTGAGTTTAGTAGAGAAATGAGCACTGAACTTGGCTTTACGGCGGGTTTTATTCCTGCAGTCATTGAAATTAATGTTAAGGTGTCCAGTGATTTTAACATCTCTTAATTAGTAACTAATTATTTATCCCTAAATCATAAAAAGACTGGAGTGGTTTTATTACAATGTGAACCTAATAGCTTTGAGTTTCACCTTTGTATGTCAGACTAGTGGGAATCCTTCCCTTCTTCCACCTGCTTTGGGTCTGTGCAGTGGTGTCCCTTTGTGTTTCTGGTGGCAAACAATGTTGTCCTGTAGAGGGCATTATGCAATCATTTGTAGTGTGACCTAGAGCAGAAATACAATGCTTTGCATGAGATATTTTAGTACATGAATCTTAAAAACCTTTTTACttaggaacatttttttctggtgagaTCACTGATGTAAATAGATGGCTTGTGGTattgaaaaatacttaaaaatccATTTCCCACTGATTTCACTGCAATTGTGTTTGGGAAGTTCTGCCAGGTGTTATCCTTTTGGAACTTGAGTCCCCCTAAAAATCTAGACTCATGCATCAGCATTTTGCAAGCTGAAGCAATAAGGTCAGGTTGCATTATCTGCAAAGTCTTCAGAATCTGGGTAGAACATTTCCATATGATAAGCACTAGTGCCCCCTCTTGCTGAGAGATTTCCATACAAGATATATTTGCAAGTATCTGTGACTGGCAGTACAAGgctaaaacaaaacccaaacctctGTAGTGCTGAAGTAGCTGAAGGCACTGCATATGGTGTTCATTAATTAGAAGGACattcttgattttatttaatggtGTCATTAGTACCTGGCAGACTGAGCTGCAGGTCTCTAATTTGTAGTGTAGGAACAGATATCTTATCTAGCAGTTGCAAGATTCTAACATGGGCTAATACATGACTTAGCTAGTATTAGCAGAGAAAATTTACAAAACTAGATGTCCCTAGAAATGCATGCAAATTacacaggtgaaaaaaataaatgttttaaggGAATGATATTACCATGCAGAATACAAATACTTGAATTGTCtccaaaattgtattttttaagaaaaggtaaaaatgatGTTTGCATGTCTTCATTGACTAATAGAGCTTTACTGTATTTCTATCAGTAGTTAATGAATAACATGTTCCAGATGGTGACACTTCTCTGGTATCACATTCTTCTCCGCCTTGTACCAGTCTGCTGCTTCATTAACATGTTTACTCAGGTTACCCTGGGTTTCATTAacctgaaatttcttttttcccctcattgcACAGATGGGACACAGCAGGTCAGGAGAAGTTCAAGTGCATTGCGTCTGCTTACTACCGAGGAGCAGAGGGTGAGAACAATATTAATTTGATCCTGCATTTGTTGGAAGGTTGCATTTTGTACAGCAACATATATCCACATATGCTGCTTGGGAAGGTACCTACAGACACAGTGTGGTGGAATGGATTGTTCATTATTGCAGGGAAGAAGGGATGAAGGAGTTCATGACTTGATGTGTTGTCACATCTACAAGCTCTGAGTGTTCTGATGATGCAGTGATAGAAAGTGGCACTTGTGACTAGGGGGAAAAAGAATTTGAGGTTAGGTGAGATTAGTGCTGGAGTTGGAAGTGGGTGTTTCTGGCTTTCCCTTTGTAAGAGACAATCCTATGGGAATTAGTGGTCCCAAAATGAAAGGGTTGATAGCACTGTAGACTGCAGACTATAGATATAATATTGAAGACTGAAGACTTAGGTCTTATTGGgtgctaaaaaaagaaaaggaatgagcAAATGGATAGTCTTTCACCTCCTATGTGTTAAATCTGTTCTTACACCTTATACATAAACATTCTCTCTATTTAACAAGACGGGTTGGAGAGACTTCTAATACACTTtctaatttaattacttttttttctgttcttgtctTTTATTGCAGTTATAATAACAGTGTTTGATCTGGCTGATATCCAAACTTTGGATCACACCAAGTAAGTTTCTGCATTTTGGCTTatcttttaaaggtttttacAGCAGGTTTAATTGCCTTCCATATGTAGGTGTTAACTTGCTGGATCATGAGTGTATTTTCTACTGagctaagaaattaaaaatgacagtCACTAGTTTGGATTACATATTGAGggatttttctgaagaaaatgcaggaCATAAATTTGAATTGCTTACACTTGACTTCCTTTAAAGTCTGTGCAGAGAGAGGCACTTCAGTAAAAGCTTGATCCTTCCAAAGCTAGACATGCAGGAAGAGATGAAGTGCAGcccaaaagcttttttttttttttctttctttttttttttttttttttttttttttttttttttttttacttcatttgcTATAAATAGGATAACAGGCTGGAATCTAATGTAAATGATAAAACAGATGAGATGCATCTCATGCATAATGTGTCATGAGCCTTTAATTTTTTAGGTGCACTGTTATCCCAACATTTTCTTTATCTagtttctgtgattctgatggAAGATAGGCTGtcaaaaagaggagagaaaattaaaaactccaaGTATGTGTACATACAGCTAAACTTACTAAACTTAGTTCAGATTCTTGTAATGCTTTGGTTACAACAGCACACTAATTGTTATGAGTAAACTCATCCTGCTTTAGCGTAGGCTGCAAAACCCTGCATGGCTGTATGATCCacactgctgtcacagctcAGAGCATAGGTATTTCTAACATGCTGTTGTGACTGCGATGCAGGTACAGACTTCTTTACAACCTGTACTCTGTCTTATTTGAATGTGTACTATGGTGCTTAACTCATTTACATAGGACtttgtaaaataatatatatattagtgTCTCTGCTTGGCTGAAAGTAATTGAAGCCTGTGAACCTGATTTcccacacatgcacacactgcCTTCCCTCCTTGACTTGTGTTGGATGACTCAAGAGAAACTTGATTGCCAGAGTAACAGGAATATAAAAGCTTGTGAGACAAGAATCATACAGCCTTCATAGGGAACTGTTTTATAATGCTGAATAGATTATTTCACTCTTTATTCCCATTTGTATCTAACCTTCTATGTGGTTCATACCTTTCCAGTTGCTTCTTGCTTTCTTATTCCTTATCTCGCACCAGACTTCGCCCTCTCCCTTTGAGAAATACCACTCTGGGTGCTAAAACAATTGTTGAATTTGTACTCTCCATGGGTATGATTTTTCCTTAGTTGGAGACATGCATTCAAAGGAGTTGGAAGAGCTACTGCTCTCCCTGTCtagaaaaaaagacttttgaTACTCTCACATAAGTTCTTCCACTCACTTTTCTTGTGACCCTATTATCTGTCATCTTCTCCTGTACTCCTTGTTCCCTCTGACTGattctgtcatttcttttttgtatttcagacaGTGGCTAGAAGATGCATTGAGAGAGAATGAGCCAGATTCCAGCTTCATCTTTCTGGTTGGAACAAAAAAAGATTTGGTGGTGAGTAAATTGAGTGCagataaggaaataaaattttccctAGTTCCTCAATGATTTCTCTTGAAAATTGTGCACAATGTCATTGAGATAGACCTTGAGtgaaaaacttaaaaggtaAATTGAACAGCACACTTGAAACCAATTAAGAAGAGGCTTTCTTAAAAAATGGTTagttaatgaaatatttcttgcaTTACATTCTTCAAGCATATATAAACATACATAGTGGTCTTGaaggttttgttgttgttctgtaACTGTTCataggttttcttctttcacccCATTTAAAATAGCTGCAGTATGAAATTTAGAGCAttatatgttttttttgttatgcCAGCAAGCCTGACATGCTGGATATGAATCCTAGAAATATGGAATTCTAATCTAGATACTCACAAGTGAGTATTAGAGTTCAGAGAGTTATtggaaaaataagggaaattGGTTTTTAAAGGGATAATTGTGTTCATTTTTCAGGAACAGGGAAGGTTTCTTACTCAACTGAATATCACATAATTTTCAAACAAACAGGGTGAATGCAGTCTCTCTACAATTCTCAGTCctgtgtttgtctttttgtagaaaaaaggtttttaaagctttgaaaacaaacttGTTTCTTCTGTTACTAGTTGGTCCCACAACTCTTCTGCTGAGAATGATGGGATGTCAAGGATTTAAAGACCATTAACCGGGCTGCTGACTTGATAGCTCTTTACCAGAGAATGTGTTAGATATAAGGGTCACTTGTTAACTCTCATTTTGTCTCAGCGCTGTGGGAGCTGAGTGGAGTCTTCCATCTAAAACCAGAACTAAATACTTCAATGTTCTTGTTGCAATTGTCTGATTGCTCAAGTCTAGGCAAGGTCAGAAAGGCCACTGAAAAAACTGGAAGCATCACAGTGTAGGTGCTATGGCAGTGCCTCTGTGCTGTTACCAGCCCAGAAACACTTCTGTTCAAGTTGTTGCACATTGTTTGCCCAGTCAGATGCTGTGTGTGAAAGGACAGAGCTGGATGCCATCCGTTTTGCCAAGGAGATGCAGGCAGAATACTGGTCGGTTTCAGCCAAAACAGGTAAATTACTGCAAAGAATGTAAAGATAGTATAACCACAAGGCCTGATGTTGGAGTGGGAGGAACTTATTATTCCCCCATTGCcagtttctttgttgttgttgttgttcttgcATTTTGTTGCTATTAAGAAGTTCAGACTTACTAATGACTGATTTTGTTTGAGCATTTGTATGTGTGCTTTCACTGTCGTGTTTACAGAAAGAAGTAATCAAGCTGCTTTGCAGTATCTGAGCATGTTTAATTCATAGATAGTTACATACACATGTGCACTACTACTCAATGTTTGCAGTGGAAAAAGATTATaccacaaaattaattttctctgttgctGGCTAAAAATAAGGGTGCAGCACAGGGTACAGTATTCCAGAgcaagaaaattagaaattctTATTGCAGTGATCAGAATGGGAGACAGATTGTTGGAGAGGCCTGTTCTGTCCCAATATTGAGCAGTCAGCTGTTCACAGATGTGCTTGTTAGGCTTGATCATCTGTTGATGTGCCTTTATAAAAACACgtcatttctttcttgtttcctAGGAGAAAATGTCAAAGAATTCTTCTCCCGTGTTGCTGCCTTGGCCTTTGAACAGTCCATGATAAAGGAGCTGGAGAACACTCCTGGGCACAGGGCCCAAATTGGGGCAGGAAATCTCATCAGTATGTGgagttttgcttttcatgtgcattttctttgtttatagTCTGAAGGACTGGAAAGGTTTTTTCAAGCCTTAGAGCCAGTTTCAAACACCTGCAAGCATATTTGTGTCATTGCCTGCCCAGGTTTTAGTCACTACGGGAGTGACTGGGCCTGCATCCAGCTTTTGTTACCCTTATTATCAGATGGTATCTTTTCTTGTAAGTTGATTTTGTAACTTTTCTGTTTCCACAGAAGTAGAGAAGAACAGTATGGAAGTTCCAGAGGACAAAACACAAGTCAGCCTGAGTTGCTGCTAACTGTCAGCTGTTTCTGCAAGTGCCACACTTCTCTGCAACAATGCTCTCAAACCAGAACTAGAGAGctttaattttagaaatgagGGAGGAAAAACTTACCCAAACTTTCTTGCTCAGAGttcccttgctgctgcaggctccCTGTGCAGGGTGGTACAATTGTTATGTAAACCTTTCTTTGTGTAGTTGAAACATAGCATCTTTGTCTTAATGCAAGAAGACATTGCCAGTGCCATGGGCTCACCTATCTGCCAGAAAGGCTTGTAGTCAAAAATGATGTCATTTTAGTTTGCTGTTTTTTGATAATTCTCTAGAAATCTTAGCTAGTGAAGTGGCATTCTCATGGCAGCAGGAAACAAGTGGCAGTTCAGAATGAAGGGTGACATCAATATGGTTTTGTCGTTAAAAATCATCatgtaaaataattctgatttgcTTTTATGCAttccaagtattttaaaactaattgaaaacaaatctttttaAGTATCAGGTTGGAAGTACACAAATGCAGACTGCATAGTTTCCACTGTGGTTTCTCTATCcaggaaaaatgtgtattacttttcattttccacttGAGAATCAGAGCCcagtattaaatatttccaaagaaGTCCAGGTAGGAACTTGGTTGTTTTAACACAGCTGCCTAATATTTTGAAAACGTTGCCAGATAAGAATGCTATTCTTTTCCATTCTCTTGAATAAGAAAGAATGGTCACACAGGTGCATAATATGGAAGACATATTATTTACCTCTAATTTTTCCAATATCTCTCTGAAGTCTAATGCTCTGTTGTATCTAGCTTAGAATTCCATATTTCTAGGATTCATATCCAGCATTTTAGGCttgctgacaaaaaaaaaaatttaaaaatatgtatacaATGCTCTAAATTTAAtactgcaattattttaaatggagagaaagaagaaaacatatgAAGAGTTACAAGGTACAGTTTCTTGAGATATTTATTCAATcattgcacaaaaaaaattatctttaaaaataattataataagaCTCAGATTtgagctgctgaaaaataaagatatttgttaataaagaaatgcataaatctgaaaatattctgaattttctgcCATTTTCCTCACTTTgataagaaatggaaaaaagtggaaaaaagatAGCTTGAACGtgctttttattactttttccttttgacgTAAGTTAGAGCAGCTTCCTAGAATATGATGAATAGAGATCTAGGAGCTCTGCGTCTTTTTTTATCAGACAATCTTCATTTTGGCAATTGTGCTGCCTGTTGGCAAGGACACAAATGTAGCATTTGGTGGAAAAAATGAATCTGTGAGAGTACAAAAGGAGCTCTTTATCCAAACGTGTAATATTTCAACCTGATGGTGTTCTATGCAGTTGTGCAGTTCCAGAGTCTGTTTCACAAAGGAGGTGAATTTACACTGTGCTTGTAGCACCTGTTGTGCTGGGTGGGCAGTGTGGCCATGGCCTTTGTGTTTCCTCAGAGTGGAGATGGTTCACTCTGCTGCAGCAAATCAGGTTAGCTGGCCTTCAGTGCTGACATGAGAGACAGTGTTTACACTGCAAAATGACTCAGGAACAAATCTAAGAAAAGAtcttgttttggggttttttctcacCAAGAAATATATCTCCTTAGGGTTTCTTCTGTTGCTGAGCTCAATTATTGTAATAATTACGAAGTCACAGAGATACAGTCTCTTCAGCAACACGATCATGTTGCCTGGAAAATCAACTGGGACAGTTTTTTCCTTGGGATTCAGCACATTGCATGATGTCATTACTGTTTTGTATCATCTGGAGCTCCAAAAACTTCACATACAAATGCAATACTCTGTCAGTCATCAGTTAACATGGGACAATAGCCTGAGTCTGTTTATTAAATGATGGGTGCTTTGAGACtgggtgttttttggttggtggtttgttgggttttttatgtgtttggggtttctttgcttgcttgcttggTTTTAAGGGTGTTTTTAGCACCACTGAAACCTCCCCTGCAAAGAACtctatattaataatttatcatCTAAAATTAATCTTGGATCTTGTTGCAAATGATGAGTTGCTTAGGAAAGCACAAAGGAAACTAactatagaaaataaatataaatttgtgAGTTCTATCTGGCCAATGGTTTGTCTCTGTAAATCCATTCTATCAGCAACtttatttactttgaaaaagctttaatattttggaaaacagtgTTGAAAAAGTTTTATTAACTCTAACTGTAGGTAAGCTAAACCACAATTTCTATACCAGTTGAAATCCCCCAGTAATCATGGCAACAGTCAGCTTCAGCTTCCTTGTGGAATTTGCAGTAAAGAAATTGAAGTAAACTTTGGAGTCAGTCTGAAGCAAAGGTAAAGAGCAATTGTAGCAATCCATTTCCCAAAAGAAATACTAAAGCTGTGCTGTTTCTTGTCTTTAATAAGTAAAAGTTAATGTGTTCAGGGATTGTGGATGCATTTGTGCTGAGCAAACCCACTGGTAATGGGTCAAAATTCATTTAAGAAAGCCAcctgacaaaattaatttcttactaTGAAAGCctgctcttttaatttttaatggtgTTATTTCACCTTTTGAGTTATTATTTGACACCTAAGGTATTATTGTTTATATTTACAGAGGTCATGGGATTCAGAACTTTCTGAATCCTGTTGGTTCCCAGCTCAGGTTTACATTGTGGCGGAACTGGAGTCCATTCTCTATGAATAAATCTGTCCCCCTCTGTGTGTTTTCAGCTTTCCATCAAGAGTTAGAGGTAGTTCTAATGTAACACACTGGTGAGTGAATGCTCTGAACACTCTGTATTACATCTCTGAgcatgcaaattaaaataaatgtttggcAAGTTGTAGGAGAATGTGTATTTAGTGGTGGAGAGAGCTGATCACTTTCCTGTATTTTTGGCCTTAAAGTTGTTATCACAGTGAGAAATTGCCATTGTCTGAATTCAGAGAGGAGagatcctttttttcccctgggttCATAGCACGAGTAAGACCGGATGGGACTTCCCAAGGCCTGTCAGCTTTGTCAAACTCTACCAAGAGTGCTGCTTTGTGttaacaaaaatacaattttttagtTTCAGCCACATATTAATCAGAAaccatgttttatttctcattttaaaagctCAGCTTATGTCCTACGGTTTTTTTGTcgctgtttgtttgtttttgtcctTACAAAACCGGCGGTTCATTCGCGTGGGATGATGCTGAAGAAAAGTGACAGCTCGAGAGCTTTACCCAGAGCCAAGCGGCTTCTCTTCCCACAAGAGGGAGCCCGGCGGTCACCGCAGGATCAGATCCGTGCCGGCTCGGAAGCGCTGTGCGATCTCTCGCCGGCCAGCAGAGGGGATGTGCCGGGCAGCCCGGCCCCAATTTACCCCTCATCGCAGGAATTCTCAGTCTCAAATCATAGGTATGTGTCTGCCACCGTAGTCTTAAAGAAATTTTGTATCCAATTAAAATACTGCTCTGTTCAATGCGTAAAGTATCAGCAAAAATTCAGAGAACACTTCAATTCCCAGTGCAATTTCGGGAGTTGTGCTACCCCAGTACATAAAGAGGATGTATTATTCACTGGTAAGTGTGCACACAGAAATCCCTCATCTGACTCATCCTCCCTCCAGAAAGGACACAaatgtcagaaaagaaatagaaactgCTCTATAAATCAGAATGGTGAGCCTTCAGTAAAAGTTCTGTATGAATTCAGAACGTATCCCAGTGATGTCACATACCTGCCATTGTTTATAACCATGCCAGTACAATCTTATCATTCCTAGAAATACATTGCATGTCAGATTTTTGTTGGTCAAACTACCACTAAGCAAACAAATAGTATCAATAGAGAAAaggcaatttattttatttctgtgacagattgagaagttttgaaaaatttatAGAGTTATTTATAAAACACATAGGTTTTATTATGATTTAGGTCATAATCTGTTTTCCATATAGGTTGACCAATGCCTGTTTTGTGTTAAAAGCTGAGGAaacaagagcaggaaaagcagttaaagccaggaaacaaaagacAGGAGGGATGAACTATGCAAAAGTCAATACATGAGTCTGTGATATAGCTGAAAAtacccaaaaatattttgattttcatatAAAGGAGCATGGAGAGGAAAACTGTTTAATGGATTTTGAAACAGTGCATATCTCAAAGGTAAGAGAGCTACTCCTGTGGAATTGTGCTTTTCATTCTCATGGGATTTTATTAGTTCTTGTCAGGGCCATATCCTACTCCCTTTTCTAGTAAAATGTACCAGAAAATATATGCTTCACCACAAACatgaaagaaacagttttatgGGGGATAATGAGGGATACATATCACCTTTTCCTGTCCTCCAAACAGGCAAGATGGAACTTCAGTTGTATTTTTAACCCTATTTTCAGAGGATGAATTAATACACGAAAACTACACATACCTTAAGAAGGGCTAAGGATGGAGTGTGATAGTGTGATTTCAGGAGGAAATTAATACCCAGCAGCCAGAATTCTGTTGAAATAATTTGCCACTCTTCACCCAGAGGTGAAATGTGGGACTGAGTTGCTGGGGCTAAATAATATGCAGGACAAAAGTGAGACTCGTGCCCAAACACAGCAGCCTTTATTGTCAGTATCAAGGGTTACTTTGGACGACCAGT belongs to Parus major isolate Abel chromosome 15, Parus_major1.1, whole genome shotgun sequence and includes:
- the RAB36 gene encoding ras-related protein Rab-36, giving the protein MKCSLMHLVPPVNRERIISKFPKWYTPEACLQFKEHFHAQVRTACQQSTGTAGLKISKVVVVGDLYVGKTSLINRFCKDKFDRDYKATIGVDFETERFEIIGMPYNLQIWDTAGQEKFKCIASAYYRGAEVIITVFDLADIQTLDHTKQWLEDALRENEPDSSFIFLVGTKKDLVSDAVCERTELDAIRFAKEMQAEYWSVSAKTGENVKEFFSRVAALAFEQSMIKELENTPGHRAQIGAGNLIKVEKNSMEVPEDKTQVSLSCC